In one Burkholderiales bacterium GJ-E10 genomic region, the following are encoded:
- a CDS encoding carboxy-terminal processing protease, which produces MSNRLRSWGLVGVGMIAGLSISYGVTAYAFREAERPIPVNQIREFTDVFGAIKADYVDPVSDRKLIDNAISGMVSGLDPHSEFLDADAYRELEVGTQGQFGGLGIEVGAEAGALKVIAPIDGTPAARAGVRAGDYIIRIDGRFTRGMSLNDAVKLMRGKPHTPITLTIVRKGVKDPLVIRIVRDIIHVQSVTGHMIQPGYGYVRISEFQDNTTADLAREIESFYKKGPLKGLILDLRNDPGGVLNGAIGVSAIFLPPGSTVVTTKGRTADSDRRFVASPSDYLRDESTDPLVGLPKAVKDVPLVVLVNGASASASEIVSGALQDHKRAKILGNQTFGKGSVQSVIQLRGGSDPVALKLTTARYFTPSGRSIQVRGITPDYIVDDTPKGNFAGLTIHESDLTNHLANPISGRKAPQPLPKAETELAPANANRYEFGSKNDFQLQQALNLLQNRPVDVAKAPPVIANATH; this is translated from the coding sequence ATGAGCAATCGCTTGCGTAGTTGGGGGTTGGTCGGGGTCGGCATGATCGCCGGGCTCTCGATCAGCTATGGGGTCACGGCCTATGCGTTCCGCGAGGCGGAGCGTCCGATCCCGGTCAACCAGATCCGCGAATTCACCGATGTGTTCGGCGCGATCAAGGCGGATTACGTCGACCCGGTCTCGGACAGGAAACTCATCGACAACGCGATTTCCGGCATGGTGTCGGGCCTCGATCCGCACTCGGAATTTCTCGATGCCGACGCATACCGCGAACTCGAGGTCGGAACGCAGGGCCAGTTCGGCGGACTCGGCATCGAGGTCGGCGCGGAAGCCGGCGCGCTCAAGGTCATCGCGCCGATCGACGGCACGCCGGCGGCGCGCGCAGGCGTACGCGCCGGCGACTACATCATCCGGATCGACGGCCGGTTCACGCGCGGCATGTCGCTCAATGACGCCGTCAAGCTGATGCGCGGCAAGCCGCACACGCCGATCACCCTGACGATCGTCCGCAAGGGAGTGAAGGATCCCCTGGTGATCCGGATCGTCCGCGACATCATCCACGTGCAGTCGGTGACCGGCCACATGATCCAGCCGGGATATGGCTACGTGCGCATCAGCGAGTTCCAGGACAACACGACCGCGGACCTGGCCCGGGAAATCGAGTCCTTCTACAAGAAGGGACCGCTCAAGGGCCTGATTCTCGACCTGCGCAACGACCCCGGCGGCGTCCTGAACGGCGCGATCGGCGTCTCGGCGATTTTCCTGCCCCCGGGCTCGACGGTGGTCACGACCAAGGGCCGGACCGCGGACTCCGATCGCCGCTTCGTGGCCTCGCCGTCGGACTACCTCCGCGACGAAAGCACCGATCCGCTGGTCGGGCTGCCGAAGGCGGTGAAGGACGTCCCGCTCGTGGTGCTCGTCAACGGCGCCAGCGCATCGGCCTCCGAGATCGTGTCGGGCGCGCTGCAGGATCACAAGCGGGCGAAGATCCTGGGCAATCAGACCTTCGGCAAGGGTTCGGTGCAGAGCGTGATCCAGCTGCGCGGCGGCAGCGACCCCGTGGCGCTCAAGCTCACGACGGCGCGCTACTTCACGCCGAGCGGCCGCTCGATCCAGGTGCGCGGCATCACGCCGGACTACATCGTGGACGACACGCCCAAGGGCAATTTCGCGGGCTTGACCATCCACGAATCCGACCTGACCAACCACCTGGCGAACCCGATCAGCGGACGGAAGGCGCCGCAACCGTTGCCGAAGGCGGAAACGGAACTCGCGCCGGCGAACGCGAATCGCTATGAGTTCGGCTCGAAGAACGACTTCCAGTTGCAGCAGGCGCTCAATCTCCTGCAGAACCGGCCGGTCGACGTCGCGAAGGCGCCGCCGGTGATCGCGAACGCCACACACTAA
- a CDS encoding PUA domain-containing protein: MTAAGSVFLKPGKERSLLRRHPWVYAGAIAQVHGSPAGGDLVAVHAADKRFLAWAAWSPESAIRLRCWSFREADRIDEAWLADRVGAAVARRRGLDEVTDAVRLVYAEADFLPGLIADRYGDQLVVQMQAAGVERHREALLDALCHASGCGNVFDRSDGALRAREGLPGTSGVLRGEAPPDVIDVREHGVRFGVEVRRGHKTGFYIDQRDNRRRIADLVRAFRARHGRAPRVLNCFCYTGGFSLAAALAGAETVVSVDSSADALALAHANAERNGIASTPPSATHPPAAGGVQWRCADVFEELRAMRARDERFDLIVLDPPKFAANHHQVDRAARAYKDINLNGLRLLEPGGHLLTFSCSGAIDADLFQKIVAGAVIDAGVECDLRARLAAGSDHPIRMTHPESEYLKGLWLERGD, translated from the coding sequence ATGACCGCGGCAGGATCGGTTTTCCTCAAGCCGGGCAAGGAGCGCTCCCTGCTGCGCCGGCACCCATGGGTGTACGCCGGGGCGATTGCGCAGGTCCACGGCTCGCCGGCCGGCGGCGACCTCGTCGCCGTCCATGCCGCCGACAAGCGCTTTTTGGCCTGGGCCGCATGGTCGCCGGAGTCGGCGATCCGCCTGCGGTGCTGGAGCTTTCGCGAAGCAGACCGGATCGACGAAGCCTGGCTCGCCGACCGGGTCGGCGCGGCGGTGGCCCGCCGCCGCGGTCTGGACGAAGTCACCGACGCGGTGCGGCTGGTCTACGCGGAAGCGGATTTCCTGCCCGGGCTGATCGCGGACCGCTATGGCGATCAACTCGTCGTGCAGATGCAGGCGGCCGGCGTCGAGCGCCACCGTGAAGCCTTGCTCGATGCGCTCTGTCATGCCAGCGGTTGCGGCAACGTGTTCGATCGTTCCGACGGTGCCCTGCGCGCACGGGAGGGCCTGCCGGGGACGAGCGGCGTGCTGCGCGGCGAAGCGCCGCCGGACGTCATCGACGTGCGGGAACACGGCGTGCGGTTCGGCGTCGAGGTGCGCCGCGGGCACAAGACCGGTTTCTACATCGATCAGCGTGACAATCGCCGGCGCATTGCGGACCTGGTGCGCGCCTTTCGCGCGCGGCACGGGCGGGCGCCGCGCGTGCTCAACTGCTTTTGCTACACGGGCGGATTCAGTCTCGCCGCGGCCCTGGCCGGGGCGGAAACCGTGGTGTCCGTCGATTCGTCCGCCGATGCGCTGGCGCTGGCGCATGCCAACGCCGAGCGCAACGGCATCGCGTCGACGCCTCCTTCCGCCACGCATCCCCCGGCGGCCGGCGGCGTGCAGTGGCGCTGCGCCGACGTGTTCGAGGAATTGCGGGCCATGCGCGCCCGCGACGAGCGGTTCGACCTGATCGTGCTCGATCCGCCGAAGTTCGCGGCCAACCACCATCAGGTCGATCGCGCCGCCCGCGCCTACAAGGACATCAATCTCAATGGGTTGCGGCTGCTCGAGCCCGGCGGTCACCTGCTGACCTTCTCGTGCTCCGGCGCGATCGATGCCGATCTGTTCCAGAAAATCGTCGCCGGTGCCGTGATCGACGCCGGCGTCGAATGCGATCTGCGCGCGCGGCTCGCCGCCGGTTCGGACCATCCGATCCGGATGACGCACCCGGAGAGCGAATACCTCAAAGGGCTGTGGCTGGAACGCGGCGATTGA
- a CDS encoding diaminopimelate epimerase, with product MKFRFVKMQGAGNDFVMLDAIGQRLELDARRIRALADRRYGVGADQVLVVERAPVSGPGAEADFRYRIFNADGGEVEQCGNGARCFVKFVRRLGLTDKRRIRVVTASGVIEPRLEEDGQVTVDMGPPDFRPEASGFDASGLVPSARGGAQVWPLDVDRRSVPVCIVSMGNPHAVQFVGDVDAAPVAEDGPRIERHPRFARGVNAGFAQVVDRSHLRLRVWERGAGETLACGTGACAAAVAGIRAGLLDTPVEVQARGGTLRIAWDGDDTSVWMTGPAEPVFEGEMDLP from the coding sequence ATGAAGTTCCGTTTTGTCAAAATGCAGGGGGCCGGCAACGATTTCGTGATGCTCGACGCGATCGGGCAGCGCCTCGAACTCGACGCGCGCCGGATCCGCGCCCTGGCGGACCGCCGCTACGGCGTCGGCGCGGATCAGGTGCTGGTCGTCGAACGCGCGCCGGTCTCGGGTCCGGGCGCGGAGGCGGACTTCCGCTATCGCATCTTCAATGCGGACGGCGGCGAGGTGGAGCAGTGCGGCAACGGCGCGCGCTGCTTCGTCAAGTTCGTGCGCCGGCTCGGCCTGACCGACAAGCGCCGGATCCGCGTCGTGACCGCGAGCGGCGTGATCGAGCCGCGCCTGGAGGAGGACGGCCAGGTCACCGTCGACATGGGTCCCCCGGATTTTCGACCCGAAGCCAGCGGTTTCGACGCCTCTGGTCTGGTGCCGTCGGCGCGCGGCGGCGCGCAGGTCTGGCCGCTCGATGTGGATCGGCGTTCCGTGCCGGTCTGCATCGTGTCGATGGGCAATCCCCATGCCGTCCAGTTCGTCGGCGATGTCGACGCCGCGCCGGTGGCGGAGGACGGTCCGCGGATCGAGCGGCACCCGCGGTTCGCCCGCGGGGTCAACGCCGGCTTTGCCCAGGTGGTCGATCGTTCGCATCTGCGCTTGCGCGTCTGGGAGCGCGGCGCGGGGGAGACGCTGGCCTGTGGCACCGGCGCCTGCGCGGCGGCGGTGGCCGGCATCCGGGCCGGGTTGCTCGACACTCCGGTCGAGGTTCAGGCGCGCGGGGGCACGCTGCGCATCGCCTGGGATGGGGACGACACATCGGTGTGGATGACGGGTCCGGCGGAGCCGGTCTTCGAAGGAGAAATGGATCTACCATGA
- a CDS encoding diguanylate cyclase (GGDEF) domain-containing protein (Precursor), whose amino-acid sequence MNNQKTAQRLRGEVAPLLPEEQQEILDFQQAILRSVLGGGDSASMVADVCRLAEMLLPDSVGSVMLLNRDDGLLHLFAAPSVPQSAAQRLDFLRPGPGAGSCGNVIHCGTPQYVDDTFHDPRWSDLRPIAQDLDIRSCWSVPVVDGQGSIIGTFALSSFEHRMPGSFHRKLLDTGAALVGIILSHARWQDSLRLSRKAFDSAIQHLSTHDAQTGLPNRVLFRAGCESLVHSGAQGALLCLNIDDFRSINETLGLGCGDHILREVAARLSGLIGNAESVCRWSADEFLVVTSSAADLDSVANLCLRISEALCLPIEIDDQQVRLTVSQGVAQFPADGTKFDDLLRRATAALQDAKRAGKNIVRYATARANDTVRAHFQIAQDLRRALAQKEFELHYQPQICLRTGRVVGAEGLIRWRDPERGLVPPGVFIGAAERTGLIVDIGAWVIEQACADAARWRTLGAGDIRLSVNVSAIQTRRDDFCTILTGAMARHGIAAKQLDLELTESVFMEDSPQMRAMLESLKRTGVQLSIDDFGTGYSSLAYLRWLAVNRLKIDRTFVAGLRNGDDTSAIVQAVIGLAHAMNLAVVAEGVEDEETLRQLQEMGCDEAQGFFFDAALPAPQFEQRLFAAAPYAQCTDPG is encoded by the coding sequence ATGAACAACCAAAAGACGGCACAACGTCTGCGGGGCGAGGTGGCTCCCCTCCTCCCCGAAGAGCAACAGGAGATCCTTGACTTCCAGCAAGCGATCCTGCGCAGCGTATTGGGCGGCGGCGACTCCGCCAGCATGGTTGCCGACGTCTGCCGCCTGGCGGAGATGCTGCTGCCCGACTCGGTCGGCTCGGTGATGCTGCTCAACCGCGACGACGGCCTGCTGCACCTGTTCGCGGCGCCCAGCGTTCCGCAAAGCGCGGCGCAACGGCTGGATTTTCTGCGTCCCGGTCCGGGCGCCGGGTCCTGCGGCAACGTCATCCACTGCGGCACCCCGCAGTATGTCGATGACACGTTCCACGACCCGCGCTGGAGCGACCTGCGCCCGATCGCGCAGGATCTCGACATCCGCTCCTGCTGGTCGGTTCCGGTCGTGGACGGCCAAGGAAGCATCATCGGGACGTTCGCGCTGTCGAGCTTCGAGCACCGGATGCCGGGGTCGTTCCATCGCAAGCTGCTGGACACCGGCGCCGCGCTGGTCGGGATCATCCTGTCGCACGCCCGCTGGCAGGACAGCCTGCGGCTGTCCCGCAAGGCCTTCGATTCCGCGATCCAGCACCTGTCGACGCACGATGCGCAGACCGGCCTGCCCAACCGGGTGCTGTTCCGCGCCGGCTGCGAAAGCCTGGTCCACAGCGGCGCGCAAGGCGCGCTGCTGTGCCTGAACATCGACGACTTCCGCAGCATCAACGAAACCCTGGGGCTGGGCTGCGGGGACCACATCCTGCGCGAGGTCGCAGCCCGGCTGTCCGGGCTCATCGGCAATGCGGAAAGCGTGTGCCGCTGGAGCGCGGACGAATTCCTCGTGGTGACCTCCTCGGCCGCCGACCTCGATTCGGTGGCGAATCTTTGCCTGCGCATTTCGGAGGCGCTCTGCCTGCCGATCGAGATCGACGACCAGCAGGTCCGGCTGACGGTCTCGCAGGGGGTCGCGCAGTTCCCGGCCGACGGGACGAAATTCGACGACCTGCTGCGCCGCGCCACTGCCGCCCTGCAGGACGCGAAGCGCGCCGGCAAGAACATCGTGCGCTATGCGACCGCACGCGCCAACGACACCGTCCGGGCGCATTTCCAGATCGCCCAGGACCTGCGACGCGCGCTGGCGCAGAAGGAGTTCGAGCTGCACTACCAGCCGCAGATCTGCCTGCGGACCGGCCGGGTGGTCGGGGCCGAAGGCCTGATCCGCTGGCGCGACCCCGAGCGGGGGCTGGTGCCGCCCGGGGTCTTCATCGGCGCGGCCGAGCGGACGGGCCTCATCGTCGACATCGGCGCCTGGGTGATCGAGCAGGCGTGCGCCGACGCGGCACGATGGCGCACACTCGGCGCCGGCGACATCCGGCTCAGCGTCAACGTGTCGGCGATCCAGACCCGGCGCGACGATTTCTGCACGATCCTCACCGGCGCGATGGCCCGCCACGGCATCGCCGCGAAACAGCTCGACCTGGAGCTGACCGAATCCGTGTTCATGGAAGACAGTCCGCAGATGCGCGCCATGCTGGAAAGCCTCAAGCGCACCGGGGTACAACTGTCGATCGACGACTTCGGCACGGGCTACTCCAGTCTGGCCTACCTGCGCTGGCTCGCGGTCAACCGCCTCAAGATCGATCGGACCTTCGTGGCCGGCCTGCGCAACGGCGACGACACCTCCGCGATCGTCCAGGCCGTGATCGGCCTTGCGCACGCCATGAACCTCGCCGTGGTCGCGGAGGGCGTGGAAGACGAGGAAACCTTGCGACAGCTGCAAGAGATGGGTTGCGACGA
- a CDS encoding peptidase M50 yields MLKILLLLLTGAKFGKLALMAGTMLLSVAVYGWLYGWQYGVGFVFMLLIHELGHYIAARRRGLNVGLPTFVPFIGAWVQLKDLPHDAETEAYVGLGGPLLGTLAAVVTFYVGVHQQSALLIAISYAGFMLNLFNLIPVPPFDGGRITAVLGSKVWLLGIPVLIGLFLLRPSPLLLIIALLAAPQLYAAWREDPNSPEVRAYYEVRGGARWRYGLGYLGLAAFLAVMSYETHALLLYIRNEDMMLLQ; encoded by the coding sequence ATGCTGAAAATTCTGCTGTTGCTCCTTACCGGCGCCAAATTCGGCAAGCTCGCCCTGATGGCCGGCACGATGCTGCTGTCGGTGGCCGTATATGGCTGGCTCTATGGCTGGCAGTACGGGGTCGGGTTCGTGTTCATGCTGCTGATCCATGAGCTGGGGCATTACATCGCGGCGCGGCGGCGCGGGCTCAACGTCGGACTGCCGACCTTCGTGCCCTTCATCGGCGCCTGGGTACAGCTCAAGGATCTGCCTCACGATGCGGAAACCGAGGCGTATGTCGGTCTCGGCGGGCCGCTGCTCGGCACCCTCGCCGCGGTCGTGACCTTTTACGTCGGGGTCCACCAGCAATCGGCGCTGCTCATCGCGATCTCCTACGCCGGATTCATGCTGAATCTGTTCAACCTGATTCCCGTGCCGCCGTTCGACGGCGGGCGGATCACCGCCGTGCTGGGATCGAAAGTCTGGCTACTCGGGATTCCGGTCCTGATCGGGCTCTTTCTGCTGCGTCCCAGCCCCTTGCTGCTCATCATTGCCCTGCTGGCTGCGCCGCAGCTCTATGCAGCCTGGCGGGAGGACCCGAACTCACCGGAAGTGCGCGCTTACTACGAAGTGCGGGGCGGCGCGCGGTGGCGGTATGGCCTGGGCTATCTCGGCCTCGCCGCCTTTCTCGCCGTGATGTCGTACGAGACGCACGCGCTGCTGCTGTACATCCGCAACGAGGACATGATGCTGCTGCAGTGA
- a CDS encoding peptidase family M23B has product MNPGLRRIASIFLVLSLAGIAAPAPVFAHTSSAHQQRVLRAQERGIKARLRRLKRSLAKSEAAHAEASGALAAAERAISKTNRHLHRLAAQRKATERKIADLQKREEVLAAAQSTHEAGLAVSAREAFALSQLPALELAIDPAQSWVDMSDRAYLDALIRRQAQRIRDLRSRRSDLAGLEAESRARSAELQQIADDERASRARLLKEEKTRRTVLAKLAKQISMQRRSVASLEHDDARLAHLIDRLGRLLAGRHRRSARTGPHGGRPVENLAALEHFEPPHGAAFSRLRGRLLLPVAGAIVSRFGAPRLDDAGHPQAGAPVWKGIFIRAPAGAEVHAVAAGRVVYADWLRGFGNLLILDHGNGFLSVYADNESLLRNLGDKVRSDEVVALVGDTGENRQSGLYFEMRYRGRPFDPLKWAHAR; this is encoded by the coding sequence TTGAACCCCGGCCTTCGGCGCATTGCCTCGATCTTCCTCGTGCTGAGCCTGGCCGGCATTGCCGCGCCGGCGCCGGTGTTCGCGCACACCAGTTCGGCGCACCAGCAGCGCGTGCTGCGGGCGCAGGAACGCGGCATCAAGGCCCGGCTGCGGCGGCTCAAGCGCTCGTTGGCGAAATCCGAAGCGGCGCATGCCGAGGCCTCGGGCGCCTTGGCCGCCGCCGAACGGGCGATTTCCAAAACCAACCGGCATCTTCACCGACTTGCAGCGCAACGGAAGGCAACGGAACGGAAAATCGCCGATCTTCAAAAACGCGAGGAAGTCCTCGCGGCGGCGCAAAGCACCCATGAAGCCGGCCTCGCAGTCAGCGCACGCGAGGCATTCGCGCTGTCCCAGCTGCCAGCCCTGGAGCTCGCGATCGACCCGGCCCAAAGCTGGGTCGACATGAGCGACCGCGCCTATCTGGATGCGCTGATTCGCCGTCAGGCCCAGCGGATCCGCGATCTGCGCAGCCGGCGCTCCGATCTCGCCGGCCTGGAAGCGGAGTCGCGCGCCCGCAGCGCGGAATTGCAGCAGATCGCCGACGACGAGCGCGCCAGCCGGGCCCGCCTGCTGAAGGAGGAGAAGACCCGCCGCACGGTGCTGGCGAAGCTCGCGAAACAGATTTCGATGCAACGCCGCTCCGTGGCCAGTCTGGAACACGACGATGCCCGTCTTGCCCACCTGATCGACCGGCTCGGCCGGCTCCTTGCCGGTCGCCACCGCCGTTCCGCGCGGACCGGCCCTCACGGCGGCCGGCCGGTGGAGAATCTTGCCGCGCTGGAGCATTTCGAACCGCCGCACGGTGCCGCGTTTTCGCGCCTGCGGGGGCGGCTGCTGCTGCCCGTGGCGGGCGCGATCGTCTCCCGCTTCGGCGCGCCGCGCCTCGACGATGCCGGACACCCGCAGGCCGGCGCCCCGGTCTGGAAGGGCATCTTCATCCGCGCGCCGGCAGGCGCCGAGGTTCACGCCGTCGCCGCCGGCCGCGTGGTCTACGCCGACTGGCTGCGCGGCTTCGGCAATCTGCTGATCCTGGATCACGGCAACGGCTTCCTGTCCGTCTATGCCGACAATGAATCCTTGCTGCGGAACCTGGGCGACAAAGTGCGGTCTGATGAAGTCGTCGCACTGGTCGGCGATACCGGGGAAAACCGGCAATCCGGCCTATACTTCGAGATGCGCTACCGGGGCCGCCCATTCGATCCATTGAAGTGGGCGCACGCCCGTTGA
- a CDS encoding DnaK suppressor protein — protein MAAKPKTPARPGGRAKAVSGSRTAGAVAAKAARTSASQPARTSAAKTPPVRAAAKKSVSGKIAAGAAKKTSASPAMTRKPVAKKAVAAPAAKSSKPVRSAPKGGVRSKVPAANPRAAVVAPAVAQAGSLAAPAHPIPAPVGGPPLPTPKSAARVALGIRPEDLASAHEYLLARSASRSEAPITVGGMKLLTEEELLAMPESEYMNDAQRAFFRYRLQQMEKELLANAGETTEHLRETVIVPDPADRATIEEEHALELRTRDRERKLLKKVQASLAQIDAGEYGYCEETGEPIGIPRLLARPTATLSLEAQQRRELKQKLFGD, from the coding sequence ATGGCAGCGAAGCCCAAAACTCCGGCCCGTCCGGGGGGGAGAGCGAAGGCCGTATCCGGTTCCAGGACGGCGGGTGCCGTCGCGGCGAAGGCGGCCCGGACGTCTGCTTCGCAGCCTGCCCGGACATCCGCCGCAAAGACGCCGCCGGTGCGTGCCGCCGCGAAGAAGTCCGTGTCCGGCAAGATTGCGGCCGGCGCGGCGAAGAAGACGTCCGCGTCGCCCGCGATGACCCGCAAGCCGGTGGCGAAGAAGGCCGTTGCCGCTCCCGCCGCCAAGTCGTCGAAACCGGTACGCTCGGCGCCGAAGGGCGGCGTGCGCAGCAAGGTTCCGGCAGCGAATCCGCGGGCGGCGGTCGTTGCGCCGGCGGTTGCCCAGGCGGGAAGCCTCGCGGCGCCGGCACACCCGATTCCGGCGCCGGTGGGCGGACCGCCGCTGCCAACGCCGAAATCCGCGGCGCGCGTTGCGCTGGGGATCCGCCCCGAGGATCTGGCTTCGGCCCATGAGTATCTGCTCGCCCGGTCGGCAAGCCGTAGCGAGGCACCCATCACGGTAGGAGGAATGAAGTTGCTGACTGAGGAAGAATTGCTGGCGATGCCGGAATCGGAATACATGAACGACGCACAACGCGCGTTCTTCCGCTACCGCCTGCAGCAGATGGAAAAAGAACTGCTCGCCAATGCCGGCGAGACTACGGAACACTTGCGCGAGACGGTGATCGTGCCCGATCCGGCAGACCGCGCGACGATCGAGGAAGAGCACGCCTTGGAGCTGCGCACCCGGGACCGGGAACGCAAGCTGCTGAAGAAGGTGCAGGCGTCCCTTGCGCAGATCGATGCCGGGGAGTACGGATACTGCGAGGAAACGGGCGAACCGATCGGCATTCCGCGCCTGCTGGCGCGCCCGACCGCCACCCTCAGCCTGGAAGCGCAGCAGCGCCGGGAGCTGAAGCAGAAGCTGTTCGGGGACTGA